One region of Pseudomonadota bacterium genomic DNA includes:
- a CDS encoding phosphoglycerate dehydrogenase yields the protein MSTQTLPETTAELTTKPFHVVVSDPLPAEALEKLRGVARITARDSFPKEELIEILKSADALLVRSGTKVTAEILEHANKLRIIGRAGVGVDNIDVKAATQKGIIVVNSPEGNTVSAAEQTLALMLALLRHLPQAAASTAKGGWERKKFTGVELYNKTVGVLGLGKIGREVASRVRAFKARVIALDPFITEEHARELDLELADLDTILREADLITVHTPLTKETRGLIGRDQIAKMKKGARIVNCARGGIVDEEALYEGITSGHLGGAALDVFGEEPPVGSKLLGLDNVICTPHLGASTEEAQMKVALDVAEQVADVLQGRPARAAVNLPSLPAEQMAVLEPYLHLAERMGAFLAQMSEGAIERVEVAYGGDLCKLRLEPVTWSVLKGLLSVNHAESVNYVNAPVIAQARGIQVQESRRGQVRDYVNLIEVSVRTKSEEHRCEGTIFGTDDARIISVDGQRMDLHPAGHKLMTWQEDTPGVVGRIGTFLGESNINIAEMQVARDKPRGQALMVLSIDEPVGPALLTRIQGMSGIRNAREVSLGDPRN from the coding sequence ATGTCTACCCAGACCCTGCCCGAAACCACCGCTGAGCTTACCACCAAACCCTTTCACGTGGTCGTCTCCGACCCGCTGCCGGCCGAGGCTCTCGAGAAGCTGAGAGGCGTCGCGCGCATCACCGCCCGCGACTCGTTCCCGAAGGAAGAGCTCATCGAGATCCTCAAGAGCGCCGACGCCCTGCTCGTTCGCAGCGGGACCAAGGTCACCGCAGAGATCCTCGAGCACGCGAACAAGCTGCGCATCATCGGCCGCGCTGGCGTGGGCGTCGACAACATCGACGTGAAAGCCGCCACCCAGAAGGGCATCATCGTGGTCAACTCTCCAGAGGGCAACACGGTGTCGGCCGCTGAGCAGACCCTGGCGCTCATGCTGGCCCTGCTGCGCCATCTGCCCCAGGCCGCCGCCTCAACGGCCAAGGGCGGCTGGGAGCGCAAGAAGTTCACCGGCGTCGAGCTCTACAACAAGACCGTGGGCGTTCTCGGACTCGGCAAGATCGGCCGCGAGGTGGCCAGCCGCGTACGTGCGTTCAAGGCCCGGGTCATCGCCCTCGATCCGTTCATCACCGAGGAGCACGCCCGAGAGCTCGACCTCGAGCTGGCCGATCTCGACACCATCCTGCGCGAAGCCGATCTCATCACCGTCCACACGCCCCTCACGAAGGAGACCCGCGGGCTCATCGGTCGCGACCAGATCGCAAAGATGAAGAAGGGCGCGCGCATCGTGAACTGCGCTCGCGGCGGCATCGTCGACGAAGAGGCGCTCTACGAGGGCATCACGAGCGGTCACCTGGGCGGCGCGGCCCTCGACGTCTTCGGCGAAGAGCCGCCGGTAGGCTCGAAGCTGCTCGGCCTCGACAACGTCATCTGCACGCCGCACCTCGGCGCCTCCACTGAAGAGGCCCAGATGAAGGTCGCCCTCGACGTCGCCGAGCAGGTGGCCGACGTTCTGCAGGGCAGACCTGCACGCGCCGCGGTCAACCTTCCCTCGCTGCCCGCCGAGCAGATGGCCGTGCTCGAGCCGTACCTGCACCTCGCTGAGCGCATGGGCGCGTTCCTGGCTCAGATGTCTGAAGGAGCCATCGAGCGGGTCGAGGTCGCCTACGGGGGCGACCTGTGCAAGCTGCGCCTCGAGCCGGTCACCTGGAGCGTGCTGAAGGGGCTGCTGTCGGTCAATCACGCCGAGAGCGTCAACTACGTGAATGCGCCGGTCATCGCCCAGGCACGTGGCATCCAGGTACAAGAATCGCGCCGCGGCCAGGTACGCGACTATGTGAACCTCATCGAGGTGAGCGTGCGCACCAAGAGCGAGGAGCATCGCTGCGAGGGCACCATCTTCGGAACCGATGACGCGCGCATCATCAGCGTCGACGGCCAGCGGATGGACCTCCACCCGGCGGGGCACAAGCTGATGACCTGGCAGGAAGACACCCCCGGCGTGGTCGGCCGAATCGGCACCTTCCTCGGAGAGAGCAACATCAACATCGCCGAGATGCAGGTCGCCCGCGACAAGCCCCGCGGCCAGGCGCTGATGGTGCTGTCCATCGACGAGCCCGTAGGCCCTGCCCTGCTCACCCGCATCCAGGGCATGAGCGGCATCCGCAACGCCCGCGAGGTCAGCCTGGGCGACCCGCGGAACTAG
- a CDS encoding ATP-dependent helicase encodes MEGTAMRTDEPVLAHAPAPSDDRLLVPTRDTTLAPIVEGLTDAQRDAVTHCEGPLLIVAGAGTGKTTVVTRRIAWLVASRRARPEEILALTFTDKAAREMEERVDTLLPYGYTSLDISTFHAFGYRLLRENALEGGLDPNLAVLSKAQQIIFLKRHLFEMPLDIYRPLGNPTAYLEALTTLIARAKDEDCTPADYRRFADEIAAQARAVPDDVETADEARRQGELAATYEAYERLMAENGCVDFGDQVYRVLALFRSRPSVLAACRKRYRYILVDEFQDTNHAQFEVVRLLAEGHRNITVVGDDDQAIYRFRGAAISNILQFGDVYPDARNVVLTRNFRSPQAILDASYRLVVHNNPDRLEVRTGIDKRLVGRADDDAAPVFRMFDAVSTEADEVARIIAERHAAGASFAEHALLVRGNRDADPYLRAMNMRGIPFRFSGSHGLYTRPEIRLLIAFMRVVADPRDSVSLYAMAASEIYALDAVDLASLCGVSRRRNASLFDVLRVVEQAPTEVESAGRGAGYTPTADDIGLFQGLAPDSRATVTRLLADVRQYIEQATWKPPGQVLYAFLRGSGLLERLSRCETPEDDLRIRNIARFFDVVKGYEMVDERGRLPELVAHLDLLMEAGDNPAVAEADPDLDAVSVLTVHKSKGLEFGHVFVVGAIEGRFPSRSRADRLPLPAEMLRQVLPSGDAHVQEERRLFYVAMTRAQRRLYIFGSHDTGAKRAARPSRFIFEALDTEGGSIAAHRTSAAEAIERHAPGVEIPVSALAPLPDEQFLTLSHKQLDDYMTCPLKFKFVHVLRVPLMSNHAVVYGRALHEAISFYNGERKKGEMPSLERVLSVFGGAWVNEGFLSLEHEEQRFAQGQRVLTAWVERQAGGRAPAIVEEEFTFVLGRTRVVGRYDRVDVWDGDKAAIIDYKSTDVRTQEDADKRARDNFQLAVYALAWRQATGRLPQYTELQFLESGICGKARKSERDVEEARAVIEDAARGIRARCYTPRPEVRACAVCAFSEICPSAAR; translated from the coding sequence GTGGAAGGCACGGCCATGCGCACCGATGAGCCCGTCCTCGCCCACGCCCCGGCGCCGTCGGATGATCGCCTTCTCGTGCCCACGCGCGACACAACGCTCGCGCCCATCGTCGAGGGCCTCACCGACGCGCAGCGCGACGCGGTCACCCATTGCGAAGGGCCGTTGCTCATCGTGGCCGGCGCGGGCACCGGCAAGACCACGGTCGTCACGCGCCGCATCGCCTGGCTGGTGGCGTCGCGACGGGCCCGTCCGGAGGAGATCCTCGCCCTGACCTTCACCGACAAGGCCGCGCGCGAGATGGAGGAGCGGGTCGACACCCTGCTGCCCTACGGCTACACCAGTCTCGATATCAGCACGTTCCACGCTTTCGGATATCGCTTGCTGCGCGAGAACGCCCTCGAGGGCGGCCTCGATCCGAACCTCGCCGTTCTCTCGAAGGCGCAGCAGATCATCTTCCTGAAGCGCCACCTGTTCGAGATGCCCCTCGACATCTATCGGCCTCTCGGCAACCCCACAGCCTACCTCGAGGCGCTGACCACCCTCATCGCCCGTGCCAAGGACGAAGACTGCACGCCGGCCGACTACCGGCGCTTCGCCGACGAGATCGCCGCCCAGGCACGGGCCGTCCCGGACGACGTCGAGACGGCCGATGAGGCGCGTCGGCAAGGCGAGCTCGCGGCGACCTACGAGGCCTACGAGCGCCTCATGGCCGAGAACGGGTGCGTCGATTTCGGGGACCAGGTGTACCGCGTGCTCGCGCTCTTCCGCTCCCGTCCGTCGGTGCTCGCGGCGTGCCGCAAGCGGTATCGATACATCCTTGTCGATGAGTTCCAGGACACCAATCACGCGCAGTTCGAGGTCGTGCGCCTGCTGGCCGAGGGGCACCGCAACATCACGGTGGTGGGCGATGACGATCAAGCCATCTATCGGTTCCGCGGTGCCGCCATCTCGAACATCCTGCAGTTCGGTGACGTCTATCCAGATGCGCGCAACGTCGTGCTCACACGCAACTTCCGCTCGCCGCAGGCCATCCTCGACGCGTCCTATCGTCTCGTGGTGCACAACAATCCGGACCGTCTCGAGGTGCGCACCGGCATCGACAAGCGACTCGTGGGGCGTGCCGACGACGACGCCGCTCCTGTGTTCCGCATGTTCGACGCTGTGTCGACCGAGGCCGACGAAGTTGCCCGCATCATTGCCGAGCGTCATGCTGCGGGCGCTTCCTTCGCAGAGCACGCGCTGCTCGTTCGAGGCAACCGCGACGCTGATCCGTATCTGCGGGCGATGAACATGCGCGGCATCCCCTTCCGCTTCAGCGGAAGCCACGGTCTCTACACGCGGCCGGAGATACGCCTGCTGATCGCCTTCATGCGCGTGGTGGCAGATCCCCGCGACAGCGTCTCGCTCTACGCCATGGCGGCCTCCGAGATCTATGCGCTCGACGCCGTCGACCTGGCCTCGCTCTGCGGCGTCTCGCGCAGGCGCAACGCAAGCCTGTTCGACGTGCTGCGCGTTGTCGAGCAGGCGCCCACCGAGGTCGAGTCGGCGGGGCGAGGAGCCGGGTACACCCCCACGGCCGATGACATCGGGCTCTTCCAGGGTCTTGCGCCCGATTCGCGCGCCACGGTGACGCGGCTGCTCGCAGACGTGCGCCAGTACATCGAGCAAGCAACCTGGAAGCCGCCCGGGCAGGTGCTCTACGCCTTTCTTCGCGGCAGCGGCCTTCTCGAGCGCCTGAGTCGCTGCGAGACGCCGGAAGATGACCTGCGCATCCGCAACATCGCGCGCTTCTTCGATGTGGTGAAGGGCTACGAGATGGTCGACGAGCGCGGGCGGCTTCCCGAGCTGGTGGCGCACCTCGATCTCTTGATGGAGGCGGGAGACAATCCCGCGGTGGCAGAGGCCGATCCGGATCTCGACGCGGTCTCGGTGCTCACCGTGCACAAGTCAAAGGGCCTCGAGTTCGGACACGTGTTCGTCGTGGGCGCGATCGAGGGACGCTTCCCATCACGCTCCCGCGCTGATCGGCTGCCGCTTCCCGCTGAGATGCTGCGCCAGGTGCTGCCCAGCGGCGATGCCCACGTGCAGGAGGAGCGCCGCCTCTTCTACGTGGCCATGACGCGGGCGCAGCGGCGGCTCTACATCTTCGGGTCGCACGACACGGGGGCCAAGCGCGCGGCGCGACCGAGTCGCTTCATCTTCGAGGCGCTCGACACCGAGGGGGGATCGATTGCTGCGCATCGCACGTCGGCGGCCGAGGCCATCGAGCGACATGCGCCGGGGGTCGAGATCCCGGTGTCAGCGCTCGCGCCGCTCCCGGATGAGCAGTTCCTCACCCTGTCACACAAGCAGCTCGACGACTACATGACCTGCCCGCTGAAGTTCAAGTTCGTGCACGTGCTGCGGGTTCCGCTCATGTCGAACCACGCCGTCGTCTACGGCCGCGCGCTGCATGAGGCCATCTCGTTCTACAACGGCGAGCGCAAGAAGGGCGAGATGCCGTCTCTCGAGCGCGTGCTCTCGGTCTTCGGCGGCGCCTGGGTCAACGAGGGGTTTCTCTCGCTCGAGCACGAGGAGCAGCGATTCGCGCAGGGGCAGCGCGTTCTCACGGCTTGGGTCGAGCGGCAGGCGGGGGGCAGGGCGCCGGCCATCGTCGAGGAGGAGTTCACGTTCGTGCTGGGGCGCACGAGAGTGGTGGGGCGATACGATCGCGTTGACGTGTGGGACGGCGACAAGGCCGCCATCATCGATTACAAGTCGACCGACGTGCGCACCCAGGAAGACGCAGACAAGCGCGCCCGCGACAACTTCCAGCTGGCGGTCTACGCGCTTGCGTGGCGGCAGGCCACGGGTCGTCTGCCGCAGTACACCGAGCTCCAGTTCCTCGAATCCGGGATCTGTGGCAAGGCGCGCAAGAGCGAGCGCGACGTGGAAGAGGCGCGTGCGGTCATCGAAGATGCTGCCCGCGGCATTCGCGCACGCTGCTACACGCCCCGCCCCGAGGTCAGGGCCTGCGCCGTCTGCGCCTTCTCCGAGATCTGTCCTTCGGCGGCTCGGTAG
- a CDS encoding anti-sigma factor antagonist codes for MGVSRLIRWRIGYDRGVLQIGRDRRVRGPELVALSVGGELDVAGTASLQAKGLEIVAGDCQHLLIDLDTLLHIDSRGLGTFVELRQKMREKRGTLSFVCNNPRLRRLFHLTNLERLFTFYESVSHFVTAHGGELAAAEGEAL; via the coding sequence ATGGGCGTCTCGCGATTGATCAGATGGCGCATCGGGTATGACCGAGGGGTGCTGCAGATAGGGAGAGACAGACGTGTTCGGGGGCCCGAGCTGGTGGCTCTCTCGGTCGGGGGAGAGCTCGACGTTGCCGGTACCGCGTCGCTGCAGGCCAAGGGTCTCGAGATCGTGGCCGGCGACTGCCAGCATCTGCTCATCGACCTCGACACGCTGCTCCACATCGACAGCCGCGGTCTGGGCACGTTCGTCGAGCTGCGCCAGAAGATGCGTGAGAAGCGCGGCACGCTCTCGTTTGTCTGCAACAACCCGCGCCTTCGCCGCCTGTTCCACCTCACCAACCTCGAGCGTCTCTTCACGTTCTATGAGAGCGTGTCCCACTTCGTGACCGCACACGGTGGGGAGCTCGCCGCCGCCGAGGGGGAGGCGCTGTGA